One genomic window of Arachis stenosperma cultivar V10309 chromosome 10, arast.V10309.gnm1.PFL2, whole genome shotgun sequence includes the following:
- the LOC130956075 gene encoding NAC domain-containing protein 104-like isoform X1, protein MMMMTADYESVKQLPPGFLFSPTDEELVLHFLYAKASLLPCHPNIIPDLDLSLAHPSQLNDKALSSGNQYYFFSKVKEKRITENGYWKEIGESEAILSSTVEKKVGTKKNLVFHIGEAPHGIETSWVMQEYHICPSSNIISTTRARRKHDHQIWSKWVLCKVYEKKGSVRGVNYCSDDDDSGTELSWLDEIYLSLDDDLEEISVSILD, encoded by the exons atgatgatgatgactgcAGATTATGAAAGCGTGAAGCAGCTTCCTCCTGGGTTTTTGTTCTCTCCAACGGATGAAGAACTTGTCCTTCACTTTCTCTATGCCAAGGCTTCTCTTTTGCCATGCCATCCCAACATCATCCCTGATCTTGATCTCTCTCTCGCTCATCCTTCCCAACTCAACG ATAAAGCGTTGTCAAGCGGAAATCAATACTATTTCTTCAGCAAAGTGAAGGAAAAAAGAATAACAGAAAATGGGTATTGGAAGGAAATAGGTGAGAGTGAAGCAATATTGTCATCAACGGTTGAGAAGAAAGTAGGGACAAAGAAGAACCTTGTATTCCACATAGGAGAAGCTCCACACGGCATTGAAACCAGTTGGGTCATGCAAGAATATCATATTTGCCCATCCTCTAACATTATTTCTACAACTAGAGCCAGAAGAAAACAC gATCATCAAATTTGGAGCAAATGGGTTTTGTGCAAAGTGTATGAAAAGAAGGGGTCCGTACGAGGTGTAAACTACTGTAGCGACGATGATGACAGTGGGACAGAGCTGTCTTGGCTTGACGAAATTTATCTCTCGTTGGATGATGATCTGGAAGAAATTAGCGTCTCCATTTTAGATTGA
- the LOC130956075 gene encoding NAC domain-containing protein 104-like isoform X2, whose translation MKNLSFTFSMPRLLFCHAIPTSSLILISLSLILPNSTCKYLADKALSSGNQYYFFSKVKEKRITENGYWKEIGESEAILSSTVEKKVGTKKNLVFHIGEAPHGIETSWVMQEYHICPSSNIISTTRARRKHDHQIWSKWVLCKVYEKKGSVRGVNYCSDDDDSGTELSWLDEIYLSLDDDLEEISVSILD comes from the exons ATGAAGAACTTGTCCTTCACTTTCTCTATGCCAAGGCTTCTCTTTTGCCATGCCATCCCAACATCATCCCTGATCTTGATCTCTCTCTCGCTCATCCTTCCCAACTCAACG TGTAAATATTTGGCAGATAAAGCGTTGTCAAGCGGAAATCAATACTATTTCTTCAGCAAAGTGAAGGAAAAAAGAATAACAGAAAATGGGTATTGGAAGGAAATAGGTGAGAGTGAAGCAATATTGTCATCAACGGTTGAGAAGAAAGTAGGGACAAAGAAGAACCTTGTATTCCACATAGGAGAAGCTCCACACGGCATTGAAACCAGTTGGGTCATGCAAGAATATCATATTTGCCCATCCTCTAACATTATTTCTACAACTAGAGCCAGAAGAAAACAC gATCATCAAATTTGGAGCAAATGGGTTTTGTGCAAAGTGTATGAAAAGAAGGGGTCCGTACGAGGTGTAAACTACTGTAGCGACGATGATGACAGTGGGACAGAGCTGTCTTGGCTTGACGAAATTTATCTCTCGTTGGATGATGATCTGGAAGAAATTAGCGTCTCCATTTTAGATTGA